A segment of the Thermotoga sp. genome:
TCTTCCTTCCTGTCCATTCGATGAACCCTTCCAGTTCCAGGATGCCCAGTGCCATGTCTATCTTGTATCTTTCACTTCTACCATGAAACGGCCTTCCGGGTGCAAGCTCTTCTTTTTCAAGCAAAGAAGCAACCGTGCGAACACTCACTTCGGTATTCTCTCTAAACGCTTCCAGAGTTTTTCTCAAGATAGTTTGGAAGTATTCAAGAGGACAAAAGTTCCGATACGGTTTCTCCTTGCGAGCCCAGGCAATCACTGATTTCTTTGTCATTTCCCATTTGAAATATACTGAAGCCTTTTGTTGGGTGTTTTCTTTAATCTCTCCGAGCTCTTCAAGAACACTCTGTACTATCTCTCTGTAATCCTTCTTTAATCTGAAATTATCCTTCATCCAAGGTTTAACCTTGTCATACTCTATGATCGTTTTCAACAATTCGTTTTCTCCTATCACTTTCGAAGCTGTTGCCAAAACCAATCCAGCCTGCCTTATATCTTTCGCCATTCTTTTTCTAACAAGTTTTTCCTTTATCATTTCTCTTGTAACAACGGTATGTTCCAAACACAAAGGAAAAAGAACTTCTCTGAGAAGGGTTGGAACACGATGATCTTGGGATAGATAGACTATGAGCTTCTCCTTCAATTTATCGTCTTTACTTGTTTTTCCATTTAGTCCTTTGGCTTCTTCTACGAAAGGTGAAGCAACTCTCTCAAATACTCTTGAAATCTCCTTTTCGGAGAAAACCAGAATATACTTCCCTTCAGAAACCTCCTCAACGGCTTTTATCAAGGGGGAGTTCAAAAGGTCTATGACGCTTTTTATCATCTGAGGTCCTAGTTTTTTCTCCACCATTCTTGCAACAAGTGAATCAACGGTGAAGTACCCCAGCCAGCTTTGTAGATTTTCCATCTCCTCCACGATGAACTTCAGGTTCTTCAGAAAGTGGGTTCTGCGTCGATGAGCGTTTACGAGCTCTTCCACAACTTGACTGACATCACCAGGTGTTTCAAAGAGTCTTTTTAACTCAAGCAGGTTGAAAGGGTATCTATCGTGTTCTTTCAAAAGTTCTATCAGATCTTTCACCTTTAGAAGGACAACACCACTTTTATGGGCTCTTTTTTCCACGTTTCCTTTTGCAAAGTCAGGACCTACAACCACAACAAAATCTGCACCAGTTTTCCCTTTGTGGTCTTCAAGCGAGAGCCAGTCTATCTGAACGTCTGAGATCTTTCCGGATTTGCTGGTTTTTCCATCCACGTTTACAGTGTATGACTCACGTCCTATGTTCGCTTTGAGAACAACGTCTGTGTTTCCAGGTGTTGCTATGAGGTCCGTCTCAAATCCAAGAAAAGAAAAGGCTTCTTTCAAAACCTCTTCGAACTCTGAAGGAGAGTTGCTCCTGTACTGCGTTTCCTCGAGTCTTTTGATGAGGTGCCCTACTCTTTCAGCAGTTGTTTCTCTTTCCTGTTCGTCAAACTCTCTCAATCCAAAA
Coding sequences within it:
- a CDS encoding HTH domain-containing protein, whose product is MTFKEAAYFILKREKRPMTAKEIVEMALKEKLIKTSSKSPDRDMAIQIYDDIRLNGKNSPFVKVGRGLFGLREFDEQERETTAERVGHLIKRLEETQYRSNSPSEFEEVLKEAFSFLGFETDLIATPGNTDVVLKANIGRESYTVNVDGKTSKSGKISDVQIDWLSLEDHKGKTGADFVVVVGPDFAKGNVEKRAHKSGVVLLKVKDLIELLKEHDRYPFNLLELKRLFETPGDVSQVVEELVNAHRRRTHFLKNLKFIVEEMENLQSWLGYFTVDSLVARMVEKKLGPQMIKSVIDLLNSPLIKAVEEVSEGKYILVFSEKEISRVFERVASPFVEEAKGLNGKTSKDDKLKEKLIVYLSQDHRVPTLLREVLFPLCLEHTVVTREMIKEKLVRKRMAKDIRQAGLVLATASKVIGENELLKTIIEYDKVKPWMKDNFRLKKDYREIVQSVLEELGEIKENTQQKASVYFKWEMTKKSVIAWARKEKPYRNFCPLEYFQTILRKTLEAFRENTEVSVRTVASLLEKEELAPGRPFHGRSERYKIDMALGILELEGFIEWTGRKMPVTYRLKKPVEEIEKWAAWRFGV